The following is a genomic window from Pedobacter sp. KBS0701.
AAATGGCCAAAGGCATTATTCACAACCTTGACGGATATTTGGCCGCCACACAGCTAGGTATAACGCTTGCATCTCTTGGCCTTGGCTGGGTAGGTGAAGGCGTTATGCATACCATCTTTAAAAATCTTTTTGATAGCTTACAATGGGGGTTAAGCGATGCTTCAATCCATACTGCATCTACAATCGTTGCTTTTTCGCTCATTACCATTATGCACATTGTATTTGGTGAGCTTGCTCCGAAATCGTTCGCTATCCAAAGACCTGTAGCTACAACGCTTTTCGTTTCCATCCCACTTCAATTATTCTATGTAGTGTTTAAGCCATTTATCTGGACACTAAATAGTCTTGCAGCCATTATTCTTAAGCCATTTGGTATTGATACCTCTGCTGGGCATGAATCTATCCACAGTACTGAAGAGTTACAATATCTGCTTGATCAGGGAAAGGAAAGTGGTGCACTAGACAATAATGAACATGAACTGATTAAAAACGTATTCGATTTTAACGAGCGCGTGGTTAAGAATATCATGGTGCCGAGAACCAAAATTTCCGGTATTGAGCTTACTTCTCCTAAAGAGGAAGTAATTGATACCATTATTAAGGAAGGTTATTCGCGTTTACCTGTTTATGATGAGATCATGGATAAAATTGTAGGGATTATTCATGCTAAAGACATTTTACCACTAGTTGCTGCAGGCAACCAGCATTGGACATTAAATGATATCATCAGAAAACCATATTTCGTTACCGAAACTAAAAAGATTAATGATCTGATGAGCGAACTGCAAAGTAATCGCATACAGATTGCCATTGTATTAGATGAGTTTGGTGGTACAGCGGGTATGGTTACCTTAGAAGACATTGTAGAAGAGCTTGTAGGAGAAATACAGGATGAATACGATGAAGAAAAACCACTGGTAGAAAAGGTTTCTGATAATGAGTTTATCGTAAATGCTTTTGCTACAGTATATGATGTGAATGAACATCTGCCTCATGATTTGCCGGAGGATGAAGATTTTGATACGGTTGGAGGATTGGTTTCTCATGTTTTTGAACGTATTCCCGAGGTAGGCGAAAGCAACGAATCTTATGGTTACCTGTTTACCATCCTTAAAAAGACAGAACAGAACATAGAAACCATTAAATTAGAATTGGTAATCAATAAAGCAGATATGGTTGATAATCATTAATTTCAACTATGCATATTTTTTATACACCAGATATAACCCAAAATACTTACACACTAAACGAAGAAGAGAGCAAACATTGCGTTAGGGTGCTTCGGCTTACTACCGGCTCAATTGTTAATTTAGTTGATGGTAAAGGTGGCTTTTACACTGCTGAAATCACTTCCGATAATCCAAAAAAGGTTTCTTTAACCATTTTAAAAATAGAAACGGAGTTTCATAAAAGAAATCATTACTTACACATTGCTGTTGCACCGACTAAAAATATCGACCGTATCGAATGGTTTTTAGAAAAAGCTACAGAATTGGGCATTGATGAGATTACTCCAATAATTACCGATCGATCGGAACGTAGGGTGGTTAAAGAAGACCGTCTTAATAAAGTAATCACTTCTGCCGTAAAACAGTCCATTAAAGCTTATCACCCCAAATTAAATGACGCCATTGCTTTTGATGCTTTTTTAAAAGAACCATTTGAAGGCAATAAATTAATTGCACATTGTATCGATAACGGAGAAAAACAATATATTTCCAAACTTGTAGCTCCATATCAAAAATATTTAGTTCTTATTGGTCCCGAAGGAGATTTCACGCCGGATGAAGTTAATTTAGCTTTGAACAAAGGTTTTAAAGCATTAACTTTAGGTGATAACAGATTACGCACAGAAACTGCTGCTTTATCTGTTTGTTTTGAAATCAATTACCTTAACCGTTAGTAAGCTTGAAGTTTTCAATTCCCAGTTTTCAGTTTTCAAAAAAGGCGAGGCTTTTATTTTTCTCCTTTGGTCTTTCGGTTTTAAGCTTTATGCTTTTCGCTTTCATTCCACCTACTTACCGCATGGCCAAATTAAAATACAGCGGTGGTGGCGATTGGTATGCAGACAGAACAGCTTTACCTAATTTAATTGCATACTGCAATGCCAATCTGAAGACTAATTTTTATGCTGACGAAAGCATAGTAGAAGTAGGCTCAAAAGAGATTTTCAATTTTCCCTTTATTTATATGACTGGCCATGGAAACGTCGTTTTTAGTGATCAGGAAATTAAAAATTTAAGGCAATACCTTACCGGCGGAGGATTTCTTCATATAGACGATAACTATGGTTTAGATAAATTTATCAGGCCACAAATGAAAAAAGTATTTCCAGAGCTTAGTTTTGTTGAATTGCCAGCGAACCACGCAATCTATAATCAGAAGTTTAAGTTTCCTGGAGGCTTGCCAAAAATCCACGAGCATGATAATAAACGTCCGCAGGGATTTGCTTTGATTTACAAGGGAAGAGTAGTTTGTTATTACACCTACGAGTGCGATTTGGGCAACGGTTGGGAAGATTTTGGTACTTATCCTGAAGATACTCAGGAAACGAGGACAAAAGCACTTAAAATGGGCGCTAATTTAGTTCAGTATGCTTTAACTCAATAAGCTATGTATAAAATAAAGGTAAACGATCAGTTTTTATTTGAGGTTGAGAATAAGGATTCAGCTTTTTTAGTAAATGGAGAGCAGGTTCAACTCGATCTAAGTACGCTTGGACATAACAATATGCATGTGTTATACCAAAACAGGTCTTTTAGTACAGAACTTGTTGAAATAAATAGAGCTGAAAAAATCTGTAAAATAAAAGTAAATGGCAATATTTATCAGATCAATATCGAAGATCAGTTTGATGTTTTATTAAAACAACTTGGTCTGGATAATTTAGCGGCGAATAAAATTTTAGAAATTAAAGC
Proteins encoded in this region:
- a CDS encoding DUF4159 domain-containing protein, which encodes MLFAFIPPTYRMAKLKYSGGGDWYADRTALPNLIAYCNANLKTNFYADESIVEVGSKEIFNFPFIYMTGHGNVVFSDQEIKNLRQYLTGGGFLHIDDNYGLDKFIRPQMKKVFPELSFVELPANHAIYNQKFKFPGGLPKIHEHDNKRPQGFALIYKGRVVCYYTYECDLGNGWEDFGTYPEDTQETRTKALKMGANLVQYALTQ
- a CDS encoding hemolysin family protein, translating into MDLPTVCLFLNFELSAILPTNVVLAALQEPDTGSVGWRLFFALFLVLLNGFFVAAEFAIVKVRASQIEIKAKTGSRVGKMAKGIIHNLDGYLAATQLGITLASLGLGWVGEGVMHTIFKNLFDSLQWGLSDASIHTASTIVAFSLITIMHIVFGELAPKSFAIQRPVATTLFVSIPLQLFYVVFKPFIWTLNSLAAIILKPFGIDTSAGHESIHSTEELQYLLDQGKESGALDNNEHELIKNVFDFNERVVKNIMVPRTKISGIELTSPKEEVIDTIIKEGYSRLPVYDEIMDKIVGIIHAKDILPLVAAGNQHWTLNDIIRKPYFVTETKKINDLMSELQSNRIQIAIVLDEFGGTAGMVTLEDIVEELVGEIQDEYDEEKPLVEKVSDNEFIVNAFATVYDVNEHLPHDLPEDEDFDTVGGLVSHVFERIPEVGESNESYGYLFTILKKTEQNIETIKLELVINKADMVDNH
- a CDS encoding acetyl-CoA carboxylase biotin carboxyl carrier protein subunit, encoding MYKIKVNDQFLFEVENKDSAFLVNGEQVQLDLSTLGHNNMHVLYQNRSFSTELVEINRAEKICKIKVNGNIYQINIEDQFDVLLKQLGLDNLAANKILEIKAPMPGLVLKVLIEENAEVRKGDNLLVLEAMKMENILKSSTDGVVKKILIKQGDKVEKSQILVQFR
- a CDS encoding 16S rRNA (uracil(1498)-N(3))-methyltransferase, which codes for MHIFYTPDITQNTYTLNEEESKHCVRVLRLTTGSIVNLVDGKGGFYTAEITSDNPKKVSLTILKIETEFHKRNHYLHIAVAPTKNIDRIEWFLEKATELGIDEITPIITDRSERRVVKEDRLNKVITSAVKQSIKAYHPKLNDAIAFDAFLKEPFEGNKLIAHCIDNGEKQYISKLVAPYQKYLVLIGPEGDFTPDEVNLALNKGFKALTLGDNRLRTETAALSVCFEINYLNR